GGCGCGTACGTCCACGAGACGGTGCTGTACGAGCTGGTCCGCCCGCCGGAATCGGGCGTCTCGGTCGAGCGGGCCGCCGCCGGCGAACTCGAGGGTGCGCTGTTTACCTCCTCGTTGACCGTCGAGCACTTCCTCGCGGCCGCCGACGAGCGCGGGCTACGCGAGGAGGCGGTCGACGGGCTTTCAACTTCGATCGTCGGCGCGATCGGCGCGCCGACCCGCGAGACGGCCGCGCGCAAGGGGATTGCGGTCGACGTCGTTCCCGACGCGGCGAGCTTCGAGGAGCTGGCCTGTGCCGTCGTCGAGCGGGCCGCCCCGAGCTATCGGGACTGAGCGAACCGGATCGCCCGCGTGGGGGCGTCGACCGTCATCGGCGCGCCCATCGGCAGGGGCAGGTCGGGGCCGGGATGGCCGAAGTCCAGATCGAAGACAATCGGGAGGTCGGCGTACTCCGATACGGTCGCCGCGATGGTGCGGCGTTGGCGGCGGCGATACCGTTCGCGCTCGTCGTCTCCGGGTGTCTCTGGTTTGCCGACGACGAGCGCCTCGCAGGCCTCGAGGATCCCCCGCTCGCCAAGCGCCGTGAAAAAGCGCTCGATCAGCGCGGGCGTGGGGGTTTCTCCGGAGGTCTCGACCGCGAGGATCCGCCCCTCGCAGGTCTCGCGGGTGAAGTAGGGCGTGTCGGTCAGGAGCTGGGATTCGAGCATCGCGAGACAGCCCCCGACCACGGGCGCGGTGACGGTGCGGCCTGCGGGGGCGTGCCAGCGCCACCCCTCGCTCTCGAACCACGTTCTCGGCAGGTCGCTCTCGATGTCGTAGTATTCGTCGGTCCACTCCCCAGCCGGCGAAAGCACGCCGAAGGGCGTCTCGCGCAGCGCACGCTTGACCCACTCTCGGGTGGCGGGGTGCATCCGCGGGTCGGCGACGAGGTCGGGAAACAGCTGGGCACCGTAAAACGAGACGAGGCCGAGGGAGTCGAGAAACAGGTGCAGGTGGGTGTTGTCGCTCGCGCCGAAAAACCGCGTGGGGTTCTCCCGGAGGGTCTCGGGATCGAGATGTGGGAGCATCTGGAGCTGGCAGTTGCCCCCGAACGCGGCGATCACCCCCCGAACGTCCTCGCGCTCGAACGCGCGGTGGACGTCCTGGGCGCGCGCTTCGGGGTTGGCCCGAAGCCACTCGGTGGTGCGGGTCGCGGTGTCGAACAGTTCGACGTCGAGATCGAGCGAGCGAAGCCGCTCGACGCCGCGCGAGAGGGCACCCCGCGGGGCGGCGTGCGAGGGTGCGATCACGGCGACCGTATCGCCGCGTTCGACCGGCGGCGGGTAGGCGGCGTCCATACCGGGGCCACGCCCGGCGGGCGTTTTTCGGTTTCGCCTTCACGTGAGTTCGCGGCCCTTCGTCCCCAGCCAGAACAGGCCGACGACCACGAACAGGGCGCCGACGAGGGCGCTCTCGGTGACGTACATCGAAACCCCGACCATCACGATGCCGAACGCGAACGCGACCTGAAAGCGCGGGTCGAGCAGGCTCGTGGCGAAGACGCCGACCGCCAGCGTGAGCGTGATGTAGACGCCGATCAGACTCGGGAGCGCAGCGACGGGGCCGGACCGACGACTGATCAGATACGCCGAGACGAGCGAAACCGCGAGCAGCCCGACGACCAGCAGTTTCGTGAGGAGCGTCACCCTCGAATCCGAGAGCATGGTGAGGGATACGGGATGGCGGGGATAAACGCTCGGTGGGCGACTCCGGAAGTTTATGCCCGGTGATGGGTAAAGGAGCACTAATGGCCGGCCCGGTCCCCGAACTCGACGCCCGCGCGAGCGCCTGTGCGAACCGCCTCCGCGAGGCCGAGGCGGTGTTGCTCGCCTCCCACATCGACGCCGACGGACTGACGAGCGCGGGGATCGCCGCCAGCGCGCTCGAACGCGCCGGAATCAGCTTCGAGGCGACGTTCGCCAAACAGCTCGATTCGGAGGAGCTGGAACGGATCGCCGCGAGCGACTTCGAGACGGTCCTCTTTACGGACTTCGGCAGCGGCCAACTGGACCTGATCGCCGCCCACGAAAATCGGGGCGCGTTCACGCCCGTGATCTGCGATCACCACCAGCCCGCAGACGCGGGGACCGACTTTCACTGTAACCCGCTGCTCGAAGGGCTGAACGGGGCAACGGAGCTGTCGGGTGCGGGGACGGCGTATCTCCTCGCACGCGCGCTGGAAGACGGTACCGACAACCGGGATCTGGCGGCGCTGGCGGTCGTCGGGGCGGTCGGGGACATGCAATCGAGCGAGGGCGAACTCGTCGGGGCGAACGCGGCGATCGTCGAGGAGGGGTGCGAGGCGGGCATACTGAATACCGGCACGGATCTGGCGATCTACGGCACGCAGACCCGTCCACTCCCGAAGCTGCTCGAGTACGCGAGCGACGTGGCGATTCCGGGGATCTCTGGCGACACCAACGGGACCCTACGGTTTCTCGACGACCTCGACGTCGACCTGCGCGAGGGCGGCGAGTGGCGCCGGTGGGTCGATCTCGACGACACCGAACAGCGAACGGTCGCGAGCGCGTTGGTCCGGCGGGCGGTCGCAAGCGGCGTCCCGAGCGAGCGGATCGACGGGCTGATCGGGACGACTTACACGCTCGTGGGAGAGCAACCGGGCACCGAACTCCGTGACGCGAGCGAGTTTTCCACGCTCTTGAACTCGACGGCGCGCTACGAGCGCGCGGACGTCGGCCTCGCAGTCTGTCTCGGGGATCGTGGACGGGCACTCGAGGAAGCCCGAGGGCTGTTGGGAAACCACCGACGCAACCTCTCGGCGGGGCTGCGATGGGTCGAGGAGATCGGCGTCACCCGCGAGACGAACCTCCAGTGGTTCGACGCCGGGGACCGGATCCCCGAGACGATCGTCGGCATCGTCGCAGGAATGGCGCTCGGGTCCGACGGGGTCGATCCCGAGGTGCCGATCGTCGCCTTCGCCGAGAAGGACGAGGGGACGCTGAAGGTCTCGACCCGGGGAACCCACGCCCTCGTAGGTCGGGGACTCGACCTCTCTGCGGTGGTGGGCGCGGCCGCGAGCGCGGTCGGCGGCGACGGTGGCGGCCACGACGTGGCGGCCGGAGCGACGATCCCCGAGGACGAGCGCGAGGCGTTCGTCGCTCGCGCGGATCGCCTCGTCGGCGAACAACTGTCGTGACAGGGAAGTACATGGCAGTCGTACGAGGGGTATGGTACGTTTCGAAACGAGTTCGCTGACCCCGATCCACTGGCTTGCTATCGCGCTCGCGGCGATAAGCGGGCTGATCCACCTGCTGTTGGCCGTGATCTTTCCCGTTCTCCCGTTCCAGGTGAGCTTCGTGCTCGCGGGGCTGGGCTTTTTCGGTGGAATCGCCCTCGTACTCGTGGGATATCGACGGCGATTGATCTACGCCATCGGGGTACCGTTTACTGCGGTCCAGATCGTGCTCTGGTATCTCGTGGTCGGGCCGACCCTCGGGAGCCTCGATACGATCGACGCGATAGACAAACTCGCACAAGCGCTGTTGATCGTCCTGCTCGTCGCTCTGTACGCCCGCGGTCGGTGAGTCAGTCCTCGGCACCGACGATGACGGTGTTTTTGAGCACGCTCTTTTCGCCACGTCGGAGGCGCTCGGAGAGCGCCTGGTGTGAGATGCCGAGCTCCTCGCCGAGATCCGTCAGCGTGATCTTCCGCGGGACGTCGAAGTACCCGCGCTCGTAGGCGGCGACGAGGGTGTCCTGTTGCTCGTCGGTGAGCCCGAAGCGACCCTCGCGCCCGTCGTCGAGCTGGTAGATGCTGCGAATGTCGACCGTAAGCCCGGCGTCCCGGCAGTAGTCGTAGGTCCGCGAGAGCCCGTCGCGGTCGGCAAAGAGCACGCGGATCTGCCAGCCCGACTCGTCGCCGAACGCGGCGAGGATCGATCCCTCCTCTTTGACGAGGATGTGGATCAGCGTCTCGATGTGATCGACCCATTCCATTCGGAAGAGCCACTCGCCGTCGAGTTCCGAGACGAGTTCGATGTTCTCGACCGACTCGTCGGCCTCTAGTTCCGTCCGGATCCGATCGCCGTCCCCGTCGCTGACCCAAACGAAGGGCATGACGTGATCATCGTCGTGGGCGACGAACCGCTCGACCTCGAACTCGACGTCCTCGACCCTCGAAAGCGTCTGGGAGAGGGCGAACTCCTCGCTCGGAAGTTCCATCTCGACTATCGTAGCGCTCATGGGCCGTCGTATGGTCGCAGGGGTAATACACCCCTTGAAACGACGTCCCCCGAACGGGTAGTTTCGTATCGTCGGAGAGGATTTATCAGGGAGAGATCCAGCCGAAGACCGATACGGAGTACCGGACGTGGTAGAAGAGAGGTTCGGTTCCGTCAGTCCGCTCGGTCACCACCCCGTCCTCGACCCGAACTCCGACGCGACGAGCGGTGATAAATCAATAGCGACGATAGAGAACCATTCGGTCGCGACACCGTCCCGCTTTTACCCGGGCCGACCGAGAGGCGGGTATGAGCGAGTTCGACCCCGAGAAGTTCGAGGAGAAGTACGTCCACTACTTCAACGAGCTCCAGCGAGCCTACAAGAACGCCTTCGAGTACATGAACGAGCGCTACGACTCCGAACTGGTCCACGGAATCGACCAGCAGGTACTCAACGAGAGCGAACCCCAGTACGAAAACGGCGAATTCTCGGTCGATCTCCCCGAAAACCCCTACGGCCGATTGGGGGGAGTGATCGTCGAGCGCGAGCGCTTCGAGGAGGTGCTCGAGATCTATGTCGAGCGGATCGAGGCGGAGCTTCACCGTGTCCTCGGCGTCGAGCGCTGAGACAGTCCAAAGGTCTATCAACGTTCGCTTCCTACCCGAGAACATGAGTACCGAGACGCAGGAAGCGGACGACCTCAACGATCGCGTCATGAACTTCCTGCGGCGCAACTTCCCGCAGATCCAGATGCACGGCGGCAGCGCCGCCATCCAGAACCTCGACCGTGAGAGCGGCGAGGTGACGATCCAGCTCGGCGGGGCCTGCAGCGGCTGTGGTATCTCCCCGATGACGATCCAGGCGATCAAGAGCCGAATGGTCAAGGAGATCCCCGAGATCAACCAGGTCCACGCCGAGACCGGCATGGGCGACGACGGCGGGATGGGTGGCGGTGGCGGCATGAGCCCCTCGTTCCCCGGCGAAACCACCGACGACGAGTCGACGGACGAAGGCCCGCAGGCGCCGTTCTAACCCGATCCGTGCGAGTTCTCCCACGTTTTTACCAGACCGGTTAGCAGTGCGTTCGTCGGGACCGACCCCTCGGCTTGCTGGGCCACGTAGCCGTTGATGGCGTCGATCTCGGTTCGCCGTCCTTTCCGGAGGTCCTGAGCCATCGAGGAGGTGTTTCCGCGAGTGGCGCTCGCGACCCGTTCGAGCGCATCAACGACCATCTCTTCGGAGAGGTCGACACCGCTTTCGCGGGCGACGCGGGCGGTCTCGTGGGCCGCTTCGCGGGCGATCGGCCACGCCGGCTCGTCGAGAACGACGCCGTTTTTCGTTCCGGTAAGCGCCGTCAACGGGTTAATCGCAGTGTTGACCGCACATTTCACCCAGAGCCGTCGGGGCATGTCGTCGGCGACCGTCGTCTCGAGCCCACTTTCAGCGAACGCCTCACCTATCATTGTTGCGAGCGTACTTTCACCACCCTCGGGTGGGCCGAGAACCACTCGCCCGAGTCCGGTACATTCGACCGCGCCCGGTTCGATCAGACGCGCCCCGTAGCTCGCGGTGCCGGCGAGTACTGGGCAGTCAAGCTCGGCCGCGAGGCGCTCCTCGTTTCCCAGTCCGTTCTGCAGCGAGAGCGCAGTTCCGAACTCGCCGGTCGAAAGGGTTCGGGCGGCCTCATCGGTGTCGTAGCTCTTGACGGTGACCAACGCGAGAGCCGCCGTGAGACCGGTCCCGTCGGTCGTCACCTCGGGATCGATACGATAGTCGAACTCGCCGCCGACTCGGAGACCGTCCTCACGGATCGCCGCGACGTGCGGGTCGCGTCCCACGAGGACGACGTCGTGTTCGCGCGCGAGCAGTCCGCCGAGCAGGCTCCCCAAACTCCCCGCGCCGAAGAGGACGATCCTCACGCCGCTAGTCTTCGGTCCAGTACATCAGCGACTCGCGCGGTTCGCCACAGTTGGGACACTCCCCGGGGAGTCCCTCGTCGATACGGCCCATCTCGCCACACTCCATGCAGCGCCACATGAGCTCTGCCTCCCCGAACTCCCCGCCCGAGCGGGCGTGCTCGACGCTCATGGACTCGTAGCCCTCGCGCATCGTGACGTAAAAGCCAGCGTTGTCGAACCCGCGGACCTTCCCGAGGCGATTGCCCTCGCCGTCGAAGACCGACTGCCCGAAGTCGATCCGATCGATCTCTTCCTCGCTGACGTCGTCGGGTATTTCGCCGTCGTTCATAGGGAACGGATGAACGCCAGACGGCATAAAGCTCCGCTTCAGACCGAGTATCGCAGGGGCAGCGACTCGACGCCGTAGATGAACGAGCTGCGGGTCGGTTGGAGCCTCGCGTCGGCGAACTCGACGCCTGCGAGCCGGTCGAACAGCTCCGAGAGGGCGACCTCGGCCTCCAAGCGAGCGAGCGGCGCGCCGAGACAGTAGTGGGTGCCGTGGCCGAACCCGAGGTGCTGATTGGGCGAGCGATCGGGAACGAAGGAGTCGCCCTCGGGGAACTGCCGGTCGTCGCGGTTGGCCGAGCCCATCCAAGCGATGACCCGATCGCCCGCCCCGATGGTCTCACCGCCGACGGTCACGTCCTCGGTCGCGATGCGAGTCATCGCCTGTACGGGCGCCCGATAGCGAAGCGTCTCCTCGATGGCCGGCGTCGGGACCGCACCCGCATCGGTGTAGGTCCCGAACAGGTCGTTCTCGCCGAAACAGCGGACGGCGTTGGTGATCAGGTTCGTCGTCGTGATGTTGCCCGCGACGAGCAACAGTATGCAGGTTCCAAGCACCTCCTCGCGGGGCAGGGGCTCGCCGTCGATCTCGGCGGTCGCGATCGTCGAGATCAGGTCATCACGGGGGTTCTCGCGGCGTTCCTCGATGAGCTGGAGGAAATAAAAGCCCATCTCGCGCTGGACTTCCTGCTGGCGTTCTGCGAACTCCGCGCCGCCCTCGTCGTCGCTCGCCGAGGAGACGATGGCGTCGGACCACTCCTTGAACCGGTCGCGGTCCTCGACGGGCACGCCCAGCAACTCGGCGATCACCACGACCGGTAGCGGGTAGGCGAACTCCGAGACCAGATCCATCTCGCCCTCGCCTTCGAGTGCGTCGTCGAGGATCTCCCGGGTCAGCTCCCGGATCCGGGGTTCGAGCTCGCGGATCGCCCGCGGACGAAACGAGTCCTCGACGACCCCGCGTAGGTCGTCGTGGCGCGGCGGGTCCTCGAAGAGCATCGTATCGAGGATCAGTCCCTCGCCCTCGCCCTCGGGTTCGACGAAGTCCGTGGCCTTCTCGGGATCGACCGAGAAGGTCGCGTCGTCGTTGAGGATCCGCTTGACGTCGGCGTAGCGAAAGACGTCCCACGAGTTGCGCCCGGGGTCGTAGCGCACCGGTTCGTTCTCGCGCATCTCGCGGTACCACCCGTACGGTTCAAGCCACGCCTCGCGCGTCGAGAGTTCCTCGGGAAACGCCTGCAGGCCCTGGGGTTCGGCTGAACTCATACTGTCAGTAGGATAAGTACACGCATCAACTTTTTGTTGATGTGAGTATAGGGCCATTCTATAACAGAGCCCTAATGAGAGAGTAGATATCTTTTGTTTAGAGGATGTGAAAAGATATTACGATGAATGTACTAAGAGAGATTTTTAATGGTATCTGATGTCGAACTTGCGATGAGTATTGTACAACTGACTAGTGTTCTTATCCCGATTTTACTTGGAATTACTCGTTACTATATTAGTAGTCAAGTATAGACTATATTCATATTTCTAATAGAGAGCTTGAAATGTATACTGGTCTCTTATTTTTACCTCTTCTTGTTGCCTATTTACAATCTGCTAGAATTATTGTCTCGTATGGCAATCACTATCTTACCACGTCTGTAGTCGCCTATGGTTCATTTCTCACGCTCTTGTACGCAGCAATTCCGTACACTCTAGGTCAGAAAAAACGGCATTTGTATTTAGTGCCTTAGGAACACTATTGCTCTTAATAAGCTATAATCTACTTATCTAAATACGACAGTACCCTATATATTTATATCATATTACATGAAGTCCGCAATTCCCGACTGCTTGTTCTTGTCGTTCTCGAAGACGCTTTCGAGCGAGCGATCCAGAATCGCGAGGCGCTGTTTGGTGTACTCCCGACAGCCGTACTCCTCGGCGACGCGCGTTGCGGTGTCCATGTACTTGCTCACCGACCCCTCGTGGACGGTGAGGTTCACCGTCCCGCCACACTCCCGGCAGTCGCCCGAGAGGGGCATTCGCCTGTACTTCTTCCCGCAGGAGAGACAGCGCGTCTCCTGACTGGAGAAGGCTCTCAAGTTCCCGATCAGGTCGGGGAGGAAGTGGTACTCGATGACGCGCTCTGCGACGTCCGTTTCGTCGACCGCCCGCAGCTTTCTCGCGAGTTCGAGCTGAGCGTCCATCTTGTCCATCATCGATCCCAAGGTCTTGTACGCCGAGAGGTCCGGCCCGAGCGCGATGTTCGAGGTGTCGTGGGTGTGAGAAAAGCCGCGATACTGGTCGTCGGTTCCGACCGATTCCTCCGCGAGCCTGATATCCACCTCCCCGGGATCGGCCAGTTCAAGCGTCGCCTCGTAGAATTCGAGGGGATAGCGCTCGACGACGTCCATGTTGTGGGCCTCGTCGTCGATCTCGGCGGGGTCGATCCGCGAGGACATAACTAATGGCGCGTCCATCTGCCCGCCGCGCTTGTCGGGCAGATACTCCTTCGAGAAGTTGAGCAGGCCGTCCATCAACAACATTACGCAGTCCTCGTCCCCGTCGCAGTTGCGTCGCTTCGAGGCGTGAAAGTACGGATGGGCATACCCGACGGCAGCGCTCGTAAAGCCGACGACCCGCCCGACGACGGCGGCGCTGGTGTGAGGAGCCATCCCGAAGACGAGTTCGCCGACGAGCTCCTCGCGCTCCGAGACCTCGTAGAACGGGTCGAGGCCGTAGTAGCGCTCTAACAGGTCGTCGACGAAGTCCGCGGTCTTCAGTAAGTGTTCGGCCGCGCCGTCCGAGAGGACGATGTCCTGGACTTTCAGTTCGACGAGCTGGTCGTCGTGTTCGAGCGGTTCGCCCGCGATATCCTCGTGGTAGCCCAGTCGGCGGAACTCGTCGACCGAGATGTCGAGCTCTTCGGGCCGGACGCTACTGACGGGGAGGTCGGTCATGTCGTAGCGGATGGTGCCGTCCTTGAACGCGCTGACGCCGTGTTTCGCGCGTAAGACCCCCTTTTCCATCGGTTCGGGCGTTTTGTGTGACGAGGTGAGGCCCTTGACCCCTTTCAGCATCTCGAAGGAGCCCTCGCGTTCGTTGATGGCCGAAAGCGCGTCGTGATAGATCCCGTCGAGGTCGATCACCTGTCGGTCGACGCTGGTTCCCTCGACCTCACAGCGGGGACACTCGACGCGACCCGCCTCGTCGGGTTCGAGTTCGGTCCCACAGTCGGGACACTCGTAGTGGGGGAAGGTGTTTCCCCCACAATCCGGACAGTCACCGCGGAAGGTACGGGTTCCACAGTCCGCACACTCCCGGCGGCCGATGGAGACTTCGACTTCGCCGGGCGTATCGCGCATATCGGGCGCGTGGCGGGCTGCCTTCGCGACGTTGCGCTGGGAGCCCCCGGCCTCGCCGATAGGAAAGAGGGTATGCACCGCCGGGCTGAGCTCGCGCTTCTCGGATTTTTCGGGCCGACCCATCCGGTTGCCGATCCGGGTGGGGGCGCGCTCTCTGACGGTAAAGGGTGCGACCTCCTCGACGGCCTTCATCGCGTTGGTCCCGTCGTCCCACGCGTGGGCCTCCTCTGAGAGCGAGTCCCACTCGCGGATCAGCTCCTCCGAGAAACCCATCGTCGCGACGAGCGCGCGCCACTCGGGTACCGAGAGGGTTTCCGCGGTCTGGCGGTGTTCGACCAGCAGGGTCTCAAGCGCCTCGCGAACCACCTGTGTTCGAGTCAGTTCGAGTTCGCCGGCCGTGACCTCGGCCCCGTCGATGGCGTCGGCGAGCGCCTCGAATTCGCTCGTCGAAAGGTCGTGCCACAGGTAGGTGTAGTTCGGATGCAGCGGGGCGTCGTACTCGACCGCCCAGTCGAGGGCCTCCTCGACGGTGGGCGATTCGAGGTCGACGTGCGGGGAGTCAGCAAGCGCCTGGACGTTCGCCGCGCTCTCCTCGAACTCCTGGATCCACCACTCGAAGGAGTAGGAGGCCGGCGCGAGCGGGTGGTTGTTCTCGACGAACTCCCCGAAATTGACGAGGTACTCGCCGGCGTCGATGATCTTCTCGACGCCGTTTTGCACGT
The DNA window shown above is from Halalkalicoccus jeotgali B3 and carries:
- a CDS encoding S66 peptidase family protein, with translation MDAAYPPPVERGDTVAVIAPSHAAPRGALSRGVERLRSLDLDVELFDTATRTTEWLRANPEARAQDVHRAFEREDVRGVIAAFGGNCQLQMLPHLDPETLRENPTRFFGASDNTHLHLFLDSLGLVSFYGAQLFPDLVADPRMHPATREWVKRALRETPFGVLSPAGEWTDEYYDIESDLPRTWFESEGWRWHAPAGRTVTAPVVGGCLAMLESQLLTDTPYFTRETCEGRILAVETSGETPTPALIERFFTALGERGILEACEALVVGKPETPGDDERERYRRRQRRTIAATVSEYADLPIVFDLDFGHPGPDLPLPMGAPMTVDAPTRAIRFAQSR
- a CDS encoding single-stranded-DNA-specific exonuclease RecJ — its product is MAGPVPELDARASACANRLREAEAVLLASHIDADGLTSAGIAASALERAGISFEATFAKQLDSEELERIAASDFETVLFTDFGSGQLDLIAAHENRGAFTPVICDHHQPADAGTDFHCNPLLEGLNGATELSGAGTAYLLARALEDGTDNRDLAALAVVGAVGDMQSSEGELVGANAAIVEEGCEAGILNTGTDLAIYGTQTRPLPKLLEYASDVAIPGISGDTNGTLRFLDDLDVDLREGGEWRRWVDLDDTEQRTVASALVRRAVASGVPSERIDGLIGTTYTLVGEQPGTELRDASEFSTLLNSTARYERADVGLAVCLGDRGRALEEARGLLGNHRRNLSAGLRWVEEIGVTRETNLQWFDAGDRIPETIVGIVAGMALGSDGVDPEVPIVAFAEKDEGTLKVSTRGTHALVGRGLDLSAVVGAAASAVGGDGGGHDVAAGATIPEDEREAFVARADRLVGEQLS
- a CDS encoding DUF7475 family protein gives rise to the protein MVRFETSSLTPIHWLAIALAAISGLIHLLLAVIFPVLPFQVSFVLAGLGFFGGIALVLVGYRRRLIYAIGVPFTAVQIVLWYLVVGPTLGSLDTIDAIDKLAQALLIVLLVALYARGR
- a CDS encoding helix-turn-helix domain-containing protein, translating into MSATIVEMELPSEEFALSQTLSRVEDVEFEVERFVAHDDDHVMPFVWVSDGDGDRIRTELEADESVENIELVSELDGEWLFRMEWVDHIETLIHILVKEEGSILAAFGDESGWQIRVLFADRDGLSRTYDYCRDAGLTVDIRSIYQLDDGREGRFGLTDEQQDTLVAAYERGYFDVPRKITLTDLGEELGISHQALSERLRRGEKSVLKNTVIVGAED
- a CDS encoding DUF5783 family protein yields the protein MSEFDPEKFEEKYVHYFNELQRAYKNAFEYMNERYDSELVHGIDQQVLNESEPQYENGEFSVDLPENPYGRLGGVIVERERFEEVLEIYVERIEAELHRVLGVER
- a CDS encoding NifU family protein produces the protein MSTETQEADDLNDRVMNFLRRNFPQIQMHGGSAAIQNLDRESGEVTIQLGGACSGCGISPMTIQAIKSRMVKEIPEINQVHAETGMGDDGGMGGGGGMSPSFPGETTDDESTDEGPQAPF
- a CDS encoding ketopantoate reductase family protein; protein product: MRIVLFGAGSLGSLLGGLLAREHDVVLVGRDPHVAAIREDGLRVGGEFDYRIDPEVTTDGTGLTAALALVTVKSYDTDEAARTLSTGEFGTALSLQNGLGNEERLAAELDCPVLAGTASYGARLIEPGAVECTGLGRVVLGPPEGGESTLATMIGEAFAESGLETTVADDMPRRLWVKCAVNTAINPLTALTGTKNGVVLDEPAWPIAREAAHETARVARESGVDLSEEMVVDALERVASATRGNTSSMAQDLRKGRRTEIDAINGYVAQQAEGSVPTNALLTGLVKTWENSHGSG
- a CDS encoding DUF7130 family rubredoxin-like protein; translated protein: MNDGEIPDDVSEEEIDRIDFGQSVFDGEGNRLGKVRGFDNAGFYVTMREGYESMSVEHARSGGEFGEAELMWRCMECGEMGRIDEGLPGECPNCGEPRESLMYWTED
- a CDS encoding cytochrome P450: MSSAEPQGLQAFPEELSTREAWLEPYGWYREMRENEPVRYDPGRNSWDVFRYADVKRILNDDATFSVDPEKATDFVEPEGEGEGLILDTMLFEDPPRHDDLRGVVEDSFRPRAIRELEPRIRELTREILDDALEGEGEMDLVSEFAYPLPVVVIAELLGVPVEDRDRFKEWSDAIVSSASDDEGGAEFAERQQEVQREMGFYFLQLIEERRENPRDDLISTIATAEIDGEPLPREEVLGTCILLLVAGNITTTNLITNAVRCFGENDLFGTYTDAGAVPTPAIEETLRYRAPVQAMTRIATEDVTVGGETIGAGDRVIAWMGSANRDDRQFPEGDSFVPDRSPNQHLGFGHGTHYCLGAPLARLEAEVALSELFDRLAGVEFADARLQPTRSSFIYGVESLPLRYSV
- a CDS encoding DNA polymerase II large subunit, with the protein product MHEEDERYFERIESRLDEAFDRAERARERGGDPRPEVEIPVAKDMADRVENILGIPGVAERVRELEEEMSREEAALALAEDFAEGRVGEYETKGGKIEGAVRTAVALLTEGVVAAPIEGIDRVELLENDDGTECVRVFYAGPIRSAGGTAQALSVLVADYARTLLDVSEYQARDDEIERYAEEVGLYDKTTGLQYSPKDKETKFIARNCPVLLDGESTGDAEVSGFRDLERVGTNNPRGGMCLVLAEGIALKAPKIQRYTRELDEVDWPWLQDLIDGTIGESDDSDEDGGESTEEGDVASDPESDEPAGPPRVEPATKFLRDLIAGRPVFSHPSRPGGFRLRYGRARNHGFATGGIHPATMHIVDDFLATGTQIKTERPGKAHGIIPVDTIEGPTVRLANGEVRRIDDPAEALDVQNGVEKIIDAGEYLVNFGEFVENNHPLAPASYSFEWWIQEFEESAANVQALADSPHVDLESPTVEEALDWAVEYDAPLHPNYTYLWHDLSTSEFEALADAIDGAEVTAGELELTRTQVVREALETLLVEHRQTAETLSVPEWRALVATMGFSEELIREWDSLSEEAHAWDDGTNAMKAVEEVAPFTVRERAPTRIGNRMGRPEKSEKRELSPAVHTLFPIGEAGGSQRNVAKAARHAPDMRDTPGEVEVSIGRRECADCGTRTFRGDCPDCGGNTFPHYECPDCGTELEPDEAGRVECPRCEVEGTSVDRQVIDLDGIYHDALSAINEREGSFEMLKGVKGLTSSHKTPEPMEKGVLRAKHGVSAFKDGTIRYDMTDLPVSSVRPEELDISVDEFRRLGYHEDIAGEPLEHDDQLVELKVQDIVLSDGAAEHLLKTADFVDDLLERYYGLDPFYEVSEREELVGELVFGMAPHTSAAVVGRVVGFTSAAVGYAHPYFHASKRRNCDGDEDCVMLLMDGLLNFSKEYLPDKRGGQMDAPLVMSSRIDPAEIDDEAHNMDVVERYPLEFYEATLELADPGEVDIRLAEESVGTDDQYRGFSHTHDTSNIALGPDLSAYKTLGSMMDKMDAQLELARKLRAVDETDVAERVIEYHFLPDLIGNLRAFSSQETRCLSCGKKYRRMPLSGDCRECGGTVNLTVHEGSVSKYMDTATRVAEEYGCREYTKQRLAILDRSLESVFENDKNKQSGIADFM